Proteins co-encoded in one Bacillus paramycoides genomic window:
- a CDS encoding TetR/AcrR family transcriptional regulator, which translates to MSPRKAVKQELTREMIMNVARELFIAQGYQYTSMRKIATELGYSHGSIYYYFKNKAELFYAMVEQDFQLLNKKLDEICNQKLLREEQLRAVLFGFIEFGLRNQSHYEIMFLIKDAELKECLANSPNVSYEKFAKVISSLCDGKVNATIIWSIFLSLHGFVAHYCRSGQTFEELQGLAKIHVEFISKSLLM; encoded by the coding sequence ATGTCGCCAAGGAAAGCAGTTAAACAAGAACTAACAAGAGAAATGATTATGAATGTAGCTAGGGAGCTATTTATAGCACAAGGATATCAATATACTTCAATGCGCAAAATTGCAACAGAACTTGGATATAGCCATGGTTCGATTTATTATTATTTTAAAAACAAAGCAGAGCTATTTTACGCAATGGTGGAACAGGATTTTCAATTATTAAATAAAAAGTTAGATGAAATTTGTAATCAAAAATTATTGAGAGAAGAGCAACTAAGAGCAGTTTTATTCGGTTTTATTGAATTTGGCCTAAGAAATCAGAGTCATTATGAAATTATGTTTTTAATTAAAGATGCCGAATTAAAAGAGTGTTTGGCAAATAGTCCTAATGTTAGCTATGAAAAATTTGCGAAGGTTATTTCTTCTTTATGTGATGGAAAAGTAAATGCGACGATAATATGGTCTATTTTTTTATCATTACATGGATTTGTAGCACATTATTGCAGAAGTGGCCAAACGTTTGAAGAACTACAAGGTTTGGCTAAGATACATGTAGAGTTTATTTCAAAATCGCTTCTTATGTAA